A stretch of DNA from Candidatus Eisenbacteria bacterium:
CCACACTGAACTCCGCTCTTTTCAAACAACCCTCCGTCCTCTGCCCACGCATTGTGCGCGAGCAGTCATCCGGAGGGTTCACCAATGGCTGAGAAGTCGTTTCTCGCGTCCGTAAAGGACGAGATCACGGAAGTGTTCGCCGCACAGTACGACGACCTCGTAGAGGTCACGACCGACGAGGAAAAGCTCGGCGCATCACTCAAGGCCGTTCAGAAGCGAGTCTGGGAGATCGTCGAGAAGCAGCTCAAGCAGAGCTACCTCAATGGCAAGAAGGCTGGCAACGGAAAGGTCTCGCTCGAGCAGCGCAAGCCCAACCCCTTCCGCAGGGAGTAGCCACGCGCCGTCGTATGCGCAAGCGCACCACGCGCCACCCCCCCCCGCTCGCGCGGAGGACCGAACCACGATTGAGACCTTTGCCGGATTGTCCGGCGGGTCAATGACGACTGGACGCCTCTGTGGCGACTTCAGGGAGGTGATCCTGACGAAAGGAGTCAGTCGTGCTCGTTTGCGAGCTGACGACGCGCCGCTACGCCAACAAGCCGGTGGTGTCGATCCGCGGCCCCGACGACGTGGTCGCGATTCCTGCCATCCGGCGATTGCGAAAGGCCAAGCGCGAACACTTCGTCGCGCTCTTGCTGAACGCTCGTCACGAGGTCGAATCACTCGAGACGATTTCGATCGGTAGCCTCAACGCCTCGATCGTCCACCCAAGGGAAGTCTTCCTACCGGCGGTCAAGGCCTCGGCCGCCTCGCTTGTGCTGGTGCATAACCATCCCAGCGGGGATCCGGAACCGAGTGAAGAAGATCTCTCGATCACCAAGCGCCTCGTCGAAGGCGGCGAACTGCTCGGCATCGGAGTTCTCGATCACGTGATCATCGCTAGTCGAGGCGTGGTCTCGTTCAGAGCCAGGCAACTGCTGTGAAGGTCGCGCTCCAGCTCTTCCACGGACGGAAGGACCCGACCGAGGACATGGACGACTGGGGCGAGAAAGGCCCCGTCTTCCTGGTGGACTACGTCCACGTCACGTACCGCTCCGACCTCAAGCTTGGAATTCCCTCACCGGCCGGCGACGGCGACCTGAAGTTCGTAGACGATCTCGTCTTCTACGACGGGAGGTACTACGGCGATTGGTCCGTCTTCCCGGCCTCACTCATTCGCGTCGAGGACGAGCTGGCGCATCGCGTTCAGCCGTTCGATCCGCAGAAAGCGAGACTGCCATGACGTTGATCGCTCACCGGGGAGGATGGGAGGCAACTCCCGCCGACCTGGCGTCAGTTCCAGTGCCCGATGACACGGACACCTGGAAGGCTGTTCCTTACCCTCGCCTGATCGAGGAAATAAAGCTCCACATTCCTCGCTTCGGCCTGAGGGTCGAAGACGAACGCTATGCCCTCGCTCGCGAAGGCAACCAGATGTTCGGCGTTCTCACCTGCCGCAACGGGGTGAAAGCGGACTGGGGCCTCGCAATTGGACTACGGTCGAGCTACGACCGCTCACTGGCTGTCGATCTCGTAGCCGGCGCTCGCGTCTTCGTCTGCGACAACCTCTCTTTCCACGGCGAGACCCAGGTCTCGCGCAAGCACACGGTCAACGTGTTCCGGGACTTGCCGGATCTGATTTACCGGATGCTCTCGGACGTGTCGGCCATGAAGGCCAAACTCCAAGACGAGATCGAAGTGATGAAGGGCACCAAGCTCTCCAAGGGCAGGGCGCACGACATCATGGTCCGGGCGGTCCGCTCGAATGCACTGCCGGCGAGTCGGCTTCCCAAGGTGATCGCCGGCTACGACGAGCTGGACAATAGCGACTTCGATCCGGAGACGGCCTGGGCGCTGTTCAACGCCTTCACGGCGGTGATTGGGCAGCAGAGCCCTTGGCAGCAGATGGACAACACCCTGCGACTGTCGCAGGTCTTCCGCGAAGCAATCTCGCACTGCTAAGTTCACAGATCCAGGAATGGCCCGCCAGCTTGCTCGGGTTGGTCCCTGGAACGAAATCGACCAACCCAGCTTCGCGACGAGGCTGGGCTTTTTCATTCGCTCTTCTACACGGGCACACAAAGGTCGGCCACGCGCCCAACGACATCCTTGATTTGGGCGTAGTACTTCTTGACCGTGTTCAACGTGACCGACGTAGGCCGGCCGTGAGAGATCGTGTTGCGGAGCGCGACGATGCTGTCGAGGGCGGCCTTCTTCTCGTCAACGACATATGCGGCCAGATCGCGGCGCCAGTCAGGGTCAAAATCAGCAACGACATCAAGAAGCCGCTGAGTGTTCAGATTGGTCAGTCGTCGCGTCCGCGCCTCGACATAGCGCTGGATGGTCTTGCCCGCGTTTCGCCGAGCGTGCTCGAGAACGAGCTCGATGACAGCCTGTTCGAAGAAACCAGAGACGAGTACGCACAAATACCGCGCGTGGTCCGAAAGCAATTCAAGCTCGCCGGCGACGCCAATGAGACCGCTCGCCCGCGCAAACGTGCCATCGAGCCTCTGTTGAAGACGTTGAACCTCGGCGCGGCCGGTCATTGAACATCAGCAAACGCCGCCGTCGCCAGCTCGAGGCGCGCCTGGACGTTGGCCTCCTGCGACGTTCCCGTTTCAACGGCTGCGATATACCCAGCATCGGCTAGAAGCGCTTCGTAGCGCTTTGCGAATCCCGCCTTGTCGTTGATGGGGCCGTGATCGAGCCGCCGGGCGACCGCGGTCATCAGGGAATCAATGACGGCGGCGTTGAGTGCGCGCTTTGGTCTGAACGCGCGTTGGCCGAGGCCGGCTTGAATCGTGTCGATCGTGCGCATGAAGACGCTCTCCAGCACATTCTCCGGCTGGCGTGCGAGGTGCCGGTTCGCTGCCATGTACCGGTTCAAGAAGTCCTTCATCGGGCTCGCGTATTTCGCGGAGTGGAAGTAGAGGGCGAAGAACCGCAGAATCATCTCGAGGTCTTTTAGCCGGCTGGAGCGCCGCCCATAGAGCTGGCGCCAAGGCTCGTGATCGTTCAGGTGACGCAAGACACCCACTAGCTCGCCGTGGTAAAGCGCGACGCGGATCTCTTGAGGTTGCAGATTGACCCCGCCGGTGTTCAGCCGCTCGAAGATGACGTAAATGCTGCTCTGGTCCTCCGACGGCTCGTCTTGGCGGACGACTGTTGCGTGGATGATGCTGTCGTCGAGGCGGCGGCGGTCCTCGGTGTCGAGGTCCTTGTAGCGCTTCCCAGCGAAGCGCTCCTGGACGCCCTGCAGCCGATACTCTTCGGCGTGGATTACGCCCTGGTAGTACGAGTGCAGCGTGAAGAGCCGCTGATGGCCGTCCAAAACAAGAAGTCGGCCCGACTGCTCCTTCACGAGGAAGATGCCCGGTACGGGGAGGCCCAGGAGAAGGGACTCGATGAAACGATCAGCCTTCGGGCGTGGCCAAACGTATTCACGCTGGAATCCAACGATGGCACCGGGTTCTTTTGGCTCCCAGCTGAAACGCGGCACCAGAACGTCGTGGGCCTCGATTCGCTTCACGAGGGAGTCGACCGGGTAGTCGGCTCCGTACGCTGTGATCGAGTAGGTGAACGGAATGACCTCTGAGACCTCGTCGAGATCGTCAACCGGTTCTTCGGCGTGCTCCTTTGATTCGTCGTGATCGGCCACCGTGCGTCTCCTTCTTGAGCACGCGGCGTTGTCGGCCGCAGGTGCGATTCAGACCTCGTCGGATTCCGACTCCTCGAGATCTTCCTCGGGTGCAACCACTCTGTCGGCGAAGGCCACCCAGCCTTCGAGCAACCAAGCAGGCAGTTGATCATGTCTGTGGACGGCGACTCTGGCGTTTGGATAGGCCATTTGTGCCTCCAAGACGGTTCGGACAAGCAGGCTGCCAGGGCTCACTTGAACGGGTGCGACTAGGTCTGGGGCCCGCGTGATGTTTTCGCGACTCTGAAGGTATAGCGGAACCACGTAGTTCATCTGGCCAAAGTACCAGTGACCTAGATGAAGTCCGCGATTCAAAGACCACTGAATGGCGCCAGAGACGGCGCACATTTGTGCGACCGGTGGCGTATCCCGAAGAAAAGGAACGCGATCAGCGTTGTCTCCGAGGATGTGGTCGTGGCTCATTACGATCTCCGCGCCGCGGTCAAAGGCCGGCGGCGGTGGGATGTCTGGGGGGGTTGGGAGTTCGGGCGCTGCAATGCGAGAGCCGGCCGCAACGAGCCGCCACGGCGACCGGCCTGTTTCGGCAAGGCGCTGGAACACGAGATAGAGCGGCGTCCCGTAGCGGGTCTGCAAATGTCCGGCGGTGACGTAGAACTGATTGTTGCGTTGCGTGAACCGGCCCTGCTCGATGCTCCACGGTACGTGCACTGCGAGGTACTTCTCCAACGCGTAGTGGTTATTTCCCCAGTGCTCGGATAGAGCCTCTCGCGCCAACCCTTCAAGCAGGTTGTCAGGAATGAAGGCGAATCCATGGAGGCGCGGAACGACCTTGCTCGTGTATGCGGAGCCCAGTTGCTCGAGCAGCTCTTCCTGTGTCGTCATCGAACCGCCCCCGCCGGTGAGCTTCGATCTCGTTTTGTGGATAAGTCGCGGTTGACCATCGCCGTATGAGTGATAGGGTTTACTCTAGAAGCTATCACTCGGGCGCCGGGGCCGCGCGAACGACCCGCGAATCTAAGCCTCGCCAGCGGAACTCGCCATCCATGCGTGGACGACAGAACTCTATCATTCGACTCCCTGCCGGCCGCCCCAGGTCGCGCCAGAGGCCCGATCGCGCCAGCGCTCGACCCCCGACAGGGGGAAAGGATCGCCTCCCTCGGTACCTAACTCAGGACGAGCTCGGTCGCTTTCGTCGCGCGGTCGTGGTGGCGGGCAGATCGCGGGATGTCGCCCTGTTCGGTCTCATGTATCGCTTCGGACTTCGCGCGAGCGAGGCGACGCTCCTGCTTCTCGAAGACCTCGACCTCTCACGCAGTCGAATCCGGATCCGGCGCGCAAAGGGAGGCGACGCCAAGGAGTATCCCCTGCCCCGCGACTTGGTGCCGGCGATTCGGCGCTATCTCCGCAAGCGCGAGGACAAGGGTTCATTCCTCTTCACCGGTCGCGAGTCCAACAACCAGCACGGTTTGCGGGTCCTTGCGGTCCAGCGCTGGTTCAAGAAGTACGCCGCCGACGCACATCTCTCCCCTGCTATTGCTTCCCATTCGCTACGCCACTCGATCGCCGTGCACTCGCTCGAGGAGGGTTTCGGTCTCGAGTATGTCGCCGACCTGCTTGGCCACACGAGCATCCGCTCAACCGCGATCTACGCCAAGGTCACCACCCCGGCGCGAGAGGAGATGATGCGCCGCCTAGATCGCAGCCGTCACGTGGTCTCGTGGAGCTAGCCGGATGTGTTCATGAGCGCCCGGGTCGCTGGCCGGAGTCCAGTGTGCGACTTGAGTTGGCGGGCGATTACGCCGGCGAGCGCCGTGCAGCAGATCGCGAGGTCACCTGCGGCAGTCGTGTGTCCAGCGACACCCAGTCTTCCGCACATAGGCGACACCCAGATTCCCGCACCCATCCTCCAGTGAACTGTGCCGTGGACCACGACTTGCGCTGCGTCCTCCTTTCTAAGGCGACACCCACTGTTGCGCAGTGGCTCAGTTGCCCTGCTGGGTGACCGCGCGCTCGAGATCGCGGAGTCGATAGCTGCGGCCCTTGATGTCGAGCACGTGACTGTTGTGCAGCAGACGATCGAGGATGGCGGTGGCGAGGATCTCGTCGCCGGCAAGTACTTCGGGCCAGTCGCGGATCCCCTTGTTCGTGGTGATCAGGATGCTGCCGCGCTGGTAGCGATGGCTGACGAGGCGGAAGAACAGGCTCGCCTCCTGCCGCGTCATGGGCTCGAAGCCGACTTCGTCGATGATGACCAGCGAGGTGGAGAGGTACTTCTTGCTACGCAGGCGCCGCGTCGGCAGATCGGCGTCGCGCTTCAACGCCGTGAGCAAGTCCTCGAGCCGGTAGAACACGACGCCGAAGCCGAGTTCGACGGCGCGCATGCCGAGCGCGATCGCGAGATGCGTCTTGCCCACGCCGGGCGGGCCCTGGATCAAGAGTGTGCGGTTCTCGCGGATCCACTGACAGGTGGCCAGCGTCTCGATGCGGCTGCGCTCGAGTGCCGGCTGGAACGCGAAGTCGAAGTTGCCGAGCGTCTGTCCGGTCGGCAGCCCCGACAGCACCAGCGACGTGCGGACGCGGCGCTCGTCTCGAGCGCGCAGTTCGTGCTCGAGCATCCGGTCGAGGAACCGCTGCGGTGGCATCTCCTCGGCCACCGCCTCGCTGAGCCAGGTGGCGATCTGCTCGGCGGCATGCACCAGGCCGAGCTTGCCGAGTCGCTCGCGCGTGACGTCGAGGTCCATCGGCGGGCCAGTCACGTTGCGGGGCTTCATCGCGCCACCTCCGCCAGCGCGGCGTACAGATCCAGCGGCCGGGTCTGCGGCGTCATCTCGGCGATCTCCTGGAGTCGGCGACCCATGCGCCCCAACGGCAGTGGCGGCAGGACCGCCTTCGTCGCCTCGCCTTCATAGTGGCGCGGATCGATCACGATCCGCTCGCGCCCGTGTCGCGGATGCTCGGCGATCACCT
This window harbors:
- a CDS encoding DUF932 domain-containing protein, with amino-acid sequence MTLIAHRGGWEATPADLASVPVPDDTDTWKAVPYPRLIEEIKLHIPRFGLRVEDERYALAREGNQMFGVLTCRNGVKADWGLAIGLRSSYDRSLAVDLVAGARVFVCDNLSFHGETQVSRKHTVNVFRDLPDLIYRMLSDVSAMKAKLQDEIEVMKGTKLSKGRAHDIMVRAVRSNALPASRLPKVIAGYDELDNSDFDPETAWALFNAFTAVIGQQSPWQQMDNTLRLSQVFREAISHC
- a CDS encoding DUF262 domain-containing protein, with translation MADHDESKEHAEEPVDDLDEVSEVIPFTYSITAYGADYPVDSLVKRIEAHDVLVPRFSWEPKEPGAIVGFQREYVWPRPKADRFIESLLLGLPVPGIFLVKEQSGRLLVLDGHQRLFTLHSYYQGVIHAEEYRLQGVQERFAGKRYKDLDTEDRRRLDDSIIHATVVRQDEPSEDQSSIYVIFERLNTGGVNLQPQEIRVALYHGELVGVLRHLNDHEPWRQLYGRRSSRLKDLEMILRFFALYFHSAKYASPMKDFLNRYMAANRHLARQPENVLESVFMRTIDTIQAGLGQRAFRPKRALNAAVIDSLMTAVARRLDHGPINDKAGFAKRYEALLADAGYIAAVETGTSQEANVQARLELATAAFADVQ
- a CDS encoding ATP-binding protein; its protein translation is MKPRNVTGPPMDLDVTRERLGKLGLVHAAEQIATWLSEAVAEEMPPQRFLDRMLEHELRARDERRVRTSLVLSGLPTGQTLGNFDFAFQPALERSRIETLATCQWIRENRTLLIQGPPGVGKTHLAIALGMRAVELGFGVVFYRLEDLLTALKRDADLPTRRLRSKKYLSTSLVIIDEVGFEPMTRQEASLFFRLVSHRYQRGSILITTNKGIRDWPEVLAGDEILATAILDRLLHNSHVLDIKGRSYRLRDLERAVTQQGN
- a CDS encoding DUF3825 domain-containing protein, whose amino-acid sequence is MTTQEELLEQLGSAYTSKVVPRLHGFAFIPDNLLEGLAREALSEHWGNNHYALEKYLAVHVPWSIEQGRFTQRNNQFYVTAGHLQTRYGTPLYLVFQRLAETGRSPWRLVAAGSRIAAPELPTPPDIPPPPAFDRGAEIVMSHDHILGDNADRVPFLRDTPPVAQMCAVSGAIQWSLNRGLHLGHWYFGQMNYVVPLYLQSRENITRAPDLVAPVQVSPGSLLVRTVLEAQMAYPNARVAVHRHDQLPAWLLEGWVAFADRVVAPEEDLEESESDEV
- a CDS encoding tyrosine-type recombinase/integrase gives rise to the protein MRGRQNSIIRLPAGRPRSRQRPDRASARPPTGGKDRLPRYLTQDELGRFRRAVVVAGRSRDVALFGLMYRFGLRASEATLLLLEDLDLSRSRIRIRRAKGGDAKEYPLPRDLVPAIRRYLRKREDKGSFLFTGRESNNQHGLRVLAVQRWFKKYAADAHLSPAIASHSLRHSIAVHSLEEGFGLEYVADLLGHTSIRSTAIYAKVTTPAREEMMRRLDRSRHVVSWS